Proteins co-encoded in one Prunus persica cultivar Lovell chromosome G6, Prunus_persica_NCBIv2, whole genome shotgun sequence genomic window:
- the LOC18772369 gene encoding vacuolar cation/proton exchanger 3, protein MASNQDQPWLLENGNLKGLTKENRTGRTAHNMSSSSLRKKSDLTLVSKVRCSLLRQFLANLQEVTLGTKLSVLFPAIPLAILAQCFGFASPWVFALSLIGLMPLAERVSFLTEQISFYTGPTVGGLLNATCGNATELIIAIFALAQHKVAVVKYSLLGSILSNLLLVLGTSLFCGGIANIRKEQKYDRRQADVNSLMLLLALLCHLLPMLFTFAAGASASVTSDPSLHLSRASCIVMLIAYTAYIVFQLWTHRELFEAQEESDDDGVVSDEAPVIGFWSGIVWLIGMTAVIALLSEYVVGTIEEASDSWGLSVSFISIILLPIVGNAAEHAGAIIFAFKNKLDITLGVALGSATQIAVFVVPLCVIIAWIMGINMDLNFSVIETGSLAISILAVAFTLQDGTSHYLKGLVLLLCYIIIGACFFVTESPLHHSNIVNPGLKSSNTAVFGA, encoded by the exons ATGGCTTCAAACCAAGACCAGCCATGGCTATTAGAAAATGGCAACCTCAAGGGCTTAACTAAGGAGAACCGGACCGGTCGGACCGCACACAACATGTCATCCTCTTCCCTGCGGAAGAAGTCTGACCTCACCCTTGTCTCCAAAGTTCGATGCTCTCTCCTTAGACAGTTTTTGGCGAATTTGCAGGAGGTTACATTGGGGACAAAACTCTCCGTCTTGTTCCCAGCCATACCACTGGCCATTTTGGCTCAGTGTTTTGGTTTTGCAAGT CCATGGGTGTTTGCGTTGAGCTTAATTGGGCTTATGCCACTAGCAGAACGGGTCAGCTTTCTGACAGA gcaaatttctttttacacCGGTCCAACAG tGGGAGGGCTTCTAAATGCGACATGTGGAAATGCCACGGAGCTAATTATTGCAATCTTTGCCCTGGCTCAACATAAGGTAGCAGTAGTGAAGTACTCTCTGCTGGGGTCCATTCTCTCAAACCTTCTCTTAGTCCTCGGCACTTCTCTCTTTTGCGGTGGCATTGCCAACATcagaaaagaacagaaataTGACAGA AGACAAGCGGATGTGAACTCCCTCATGCTGCTGCTGGCACTTTTGTGTCACTTGCTGCCAATGCTGTTCACGTTTGCTGCAGGAGCCTCTGCTAGTGTGACATCAGACCCTTCCCTCCATTTGTCCAGAGCCAGCTGCATTGTTATGCTCATAGCTTATACTGCATACATTGTCTTCCAGTTGTGGACACACCGTGAATTATTTGAAGCTCAGGAG GAATCGGACGATGATGGTGTTGTTTCGGATGAAGCACCTGTGATTGGATTCTGGAGTGGGATTGTGTGGCTGATTGGAATGACTGCAGTGATTGCCTTGTTGTCTGAGTATGTTGTGGGAACAATTGAG GAAGCATCAGATTCTTGGGGCTTGTCTGTGAGCTTCATCAGCATAATCTTGCTACCTATTGTTGGCAATGCAGCAGAACATGCAGGAGCAATCATATTCGCTTTCAAGAACAAGTTG GATATAACGTTGGGTGTTGCTTTGGGATCTGCAACTCAAATTGCCGTGTTTGTG GTTCCATTGTGCGTGATTATTGCTTGGATAATGGGGATTAACATGGATCTCAATTTCAGTGTCATTGAGACCGGCTCTTTAGCTATATCAATTCTTGCTGTAGCCTTCACTTTAcag GATGGTACTTCCCATTACCTCAAGGGATTGGTTCTTCTGCTGTGCTACATTATTATTGGAGCCTGCTTTTTTGTAACCGAATCTCCCCTTC ATCACTCGAACATCGTCAACCCGGGACTTAAATCGTCAAACACAGCAGTTTTTGGAGCTTAA
- the LOC18774875 gene encoding protein N-methyltransferase NNT1, producing MDIALFSPSSLFHDDEDDTSSGEEDTESQQSYVERRHKFPGMELVIREFSFHQLNANLLWPGTFAIAEWLVEHRPSIEGRHCLELGSGTGALAIFLRRLLNLDITTSDYNDQEIEENIAHNCRVNGITPVLPHIKHTWGDTFPTADPDWDLIIASDILLYVKQYANLIKTLLFLLKSYKPKDNNARPQAKDEQSGGQSFSLPRPAFLMSWRRRIGKEDESLFFSGCEDAGLEVKHLGSRVYCIKP from the exons aTGGACATAGCTCTCTTTTCCCCATCTTCacttttccatgacgacgAGGATGACACTTCCAGtg GTGAGGAAGACACAGAGAGCCAGCAAAGCTACGTCGAGAGGAGGCACAAGTTTCCGGGGATG GAGTTGGTCATCCGAGAATTTTCGTTTCATCAGCTGAATGCCAATTTACTCTGGCCTGGGACATTTGCAATTGCAGAATGGTTAGTTGAACACAGGCCATCAATTGAAGGACGGCATTGTCTTGAACTGGGCAG TGGCACTGGTGCTTTGGCCATTTTTCTACGAAGATTGCTTAATCTTGACATCACTACCTCAGACTATAATGATcaggaaattgaagaaaatatagcTCATAACTGCAGGGTAAATGGAATTACACCTGTCCTTCCTCATATAAAGC ATACCTGGGGTGACACTTTCCCTACTGCTGATCCAGACTGGGACCTGATTATTGCTAGTGATATTTTGTTGT ATGTGAAGCAGTATGCAAATTTGATAAAAACCCTTTTGTTTCTCCTCAAATCTTACAAGCCGAAGGATAATAATGCCCGGCCTCAAGCAAAGGACGAGCAGAGTGGCG GACAATCGTTCAGTTTGCCCCGGCCTGCATTTCTAATGAGTTGGAGACGCAGAATTGGAAAAGAGGATGAATCACTCTTCTTCTCTGGTTGCGAAGATGCTGGTCTTGAAGTAAAGCATCTGGGATCTCGTGTATATTGCATCAAACCATGA
- the LOC18772735 gene encoding GDSL esterase/lipase CPRD49, whose protein sequence is MVGPLRPQFVLFGSSIVQFSCSNGGWGAILADLYSRKADVLLRGYAGWNSRRALQVLEQVFPKDAAIQPSLVIVYFGGNDSMLPHSSGLGPHVPLPEYAENMRKIGKYLKSLSENIRIIFLTAPPVNEKQILENLSDIIPKRNRTNESCKIYSDACLEVCRELDVKAVDLWTSIQKRKDWSTACFTDGIHFSAAASKIVAEEILKVLREADWEPSLHWKSLPTEFAENSPYDPPCGDGTTLNLADHSVAQALTHWGLSDN, encoded by the exons atggtggGGCCATTAAGACCTCAGTTTGTGCTGTTTGGTTCGTCCATCGTCCAGTTCAGTTGCAGCAATGGAGGCTGGGGTGCCATTCTTGCGGACTTGTATTCTCGTAAG GCGGACGTACTGCTGCGAGGATATGCCGGCTGGAACTCGAGGCGTGCTCTTCAGGTTCTAGAGCAAGTTTTTCCCAAG GATGCAGCAATTCAGCCATCTTTGGTAATAGTTTATTTCGGTGGCAATGATTCAATGCTGCCTCATTCATCAGGCTTAGGCCCTCATGTACCACTTCCTGAATATGCAGAAAACATGAGGAAGATTGGTAAATATTTAAAG AGCCTTTCAGAAAATATTCGCATTATCTTTCTCACTGCTCCTCCTGTCAATGAGAAACAAATTcttgaaaatttaag CGACATAATTCCCAAGCGGAATCGAACAAACGAGTCCTGCAAAATTTACTCAGATGCTTGTTTAGAGGTCTGCCGAGAGTTAGATGTCAAGGCTGTTGATCTGTGGACTTCAATTCAGAAGAGAAAAGACTGGTCAACTGCTTGCTTTAC GGATGGAATCCATTTTTCAGCTGCGGCCAGCAAGATCGTGGCGGAGGAGATACTGAAGGTCCTTAGAGAAGCAGACTGGGAACCCAGCCTTCACTGGAAGTCATTGCCAACAGAATTTGCAGAGAATTCGCCTTATGACCCTCCCTGTGGTGATGGAACAACTTTGAACCTTGCTGATCACAGCGTTGCTCAAGCACTAACCCATTGGGGACTTAGCGACAATTAA
- the LOC18772694 gene encoding LIMR family protein At5g01460 produces the protein MGDFNLALVIVAIILCVIVFVFNVYLLVNYQHPDDKNQAYFPKFVVVLGLSVAAISILMLPADVANRQACRHAIYNGACNLTLPMKDMWLAIYILDAVLVFFIIPFAMFYYEGDQDKSVGKRIRSALLWVVVTAIVCALVLGILYGLVGKVDFTVRHLSSSTTSFPSSWSFSSSQECISGSHQCSAYSASDSSEKTWTMRTTFPEYVVALATIVGSVLFTIFGGVGIACLPLGLIFSFVRRPKAVITRSQYIKEATELGKKAKELKKAADALHQEERSGSKGRKWRKNVKAVEKELLQLEEDVKLLEEVYPQGEKAETTWAMTVLGYLAKLVLGILGLIVSVAWIAHIVIYLLISPPLSPFLNEVFIKLDDIWGLLGTVAFAFFCFYLLLAVIAGAMMLGMKLVFITIHPMKWGATLMNSFLFNVGLILLCSISVIQFCSTAFAYYAQATAAQEIFGHTLQSLRGIRYLYKYNVFQIAFIVLAGLTFVYYAAFGWRRKKPSGRFQLSS, from the exons ATGGGCGATTTCAACCTCGCGCTCGTCATCGTCGCCATTATCCTCTGCGTCATCGTCTTCGTCTTCAATGTCTACCTGCTCGTCAATTACCAGCACCCCGACGACAAGAACCAGGCCTACTTCCCCAAATTCGTCGTCGTTTTGGGGCTCTCCGTCGCCGCGATTTCCATACTGATGTTGCCGGCCGACGTGGCGAACCGTCAGGCCTGTCGCCACGCGATATACAATGGAGCGTGTAATCTCACTCTGCCAATGAAGGATATGTGGCTCGCGATCTATATCCTTGACGCCGTGCTTGTGTTCTTCATCATCCCCTTCGCTATGTTCTACTACGAAGGAGACCAGGACAA GAGTGTTGGAAAACGGATTAGAAGCGCGTTGTTGTGGGTGGTGGTGACGGCCATTGTCTGCGCGCTCGTGCTTGGCATCTTATACG GGCTAGTTGGGAAGGTGGACTTTACTGTTAGGCATCTCTCTTCTTCCACAACTTCCTTTCCTAGTTCATGGAGCTTTTCTAGCAGTCAAGAATGTATAAGTGGCTCACATCAG TGCTCTGCATATTCTGCCAGTGATTCGTCAGAGAAAACATGGACAATGCGTACTACCTTTCCAGAATATGTTGTTGCTCTTGCTACCATTGTTGGTTCTGTGCTTTTTACT ATATTTGGTGGTGTTGGCATTGCTTGTCTCCCTCTAGGACTCATATTTTCATTCGTCCGGCGTCCAAAGGCTGTTATTACCCGATCACAGTATATCAAG GAAGCCACTGAACTGGGTAAGAAAgcaaaagaattgaaaaaagCAGCCGATGCACTCcatcaagaagaaagaagtggTTCCAAGGGTAGAAAATGGCGTAAAAATGTGAAGGCAGTAGAGAAG GAGTTGCTTCAATTAGAAGAAGATGTAAAACTTCTAGAAGAGGTGTATCCTCAAGGAGAGAAG GCTGAGACTACTTGGGCTATGACTGTTCTTGGGTACTTGGCGAAGCTTGTGTTGGGAATTTTAGG ATTGATTGTCTCAGTGGCTTGGATTGCTCATATCGTCATCTATCTATTGATTAGCCCACCGCTTTCTCCTTTCTTGAATGAGGTTTTCATCAAGCTGGATGATATATGGG GTCTTTTGGGCACTGTTGCATTTGCGTTCTTCTGCTTCTACCTCCTCCTTGCAGTCATTGCTGGGGCCATGATGCTTGGGATGAAATTAGTTTTCATTACTATTCATCCAATGAA GTGGGGAGCTACTCTTAtgaattcatttttatttaacgTGGGACTTATTCTCCTTTGCTCCATCAG TGTGATTCAGTTCTGCTCCACAGCATTTGCATACTATGCTCAAGCAACTGCAGCCCAAGAAATATTTGGTCACACATTGCAATCTCTTCGTGGAATAAGATATTTGTACAA GTACAATGTGTTTCAAATTGCATTTATTGTCCTGGCGGGTTTGACCTTCGTGTATTATGCTGCCTTT ggatggagaagaaaaaaaccaagtgGCAGGTTCCAACTTTCCTCCTAA
- the LOC18772227 gene encoding vacuolar cation/proton exchanger 1 — MASNQECLLENGTSSEEEVHLGRTARQLSASALRKKSDPTLPNSVQNGHLRELLVNLQVVLLGTKLAVLLPTIPLSIFAVYYGFGKPWIFTLSLLALTLLAERISFLTEQISYYTGPTVGGLLNATFGNATELIIAISALSHGKVALLKYSLLGSVLSNLLLVLGTSLFCGGLANLRREQKFERRQANVNSLLLLLATFCHTLPMLLQYAGDSAATKDQTLQFSRAISILMLLSYIAFMFFQLWTHHGFFELQQVSEVDGDEDVEEEVAEIGFWSGFAWLFAVTAITALLSEYVVGTIEDASKSWGLSFSFLSLILVPILGNAAEHAGSIIFAFKNKLDISLGVSLGSATQVAMFVVPCCVVVAWIMGINMDLNFNLIETVSLALAVITTAFALQDGTSHYVKGLVLIFCYIVIGICFFVFETPVDQTAST; from the exons ATGGCTTCCAACCAAGAATGCCTCTTGGAAAATGGCACAAGCAGTGAGGAGGAAGTGCACCTTGGCAGGACCGCTAGACAATTGTCGGCGTCTGCATTGCGCAAGAAGTCGGATCCTACACTGCCAAACAGTGTTCAAAATGGACATCTCAGGGAGTTGCTTGTTAATCTTCAGGTTGTTCTTCTGGGGACCAAGCTTGCGGTTCTCCTTCCCACCATTCCTCTGTCCATTTTTGCTGTGTATTATGGCTTTGGAAAG CCCTGGATTTTCACTCTAAGCTTACTTGCATTAACCTTACTTGCTGAGCGCATCAGTTTTCTCACAGA ACAAATATCATACTACACTGGTCCAACag TGGGAGGGCTCCTAAATGCAACATTTGGTAATGCCACAGAGCTGATTATAGCAATATCTGCTCTAAGTCATGGAAAAGTAGCCTTGCTCAAGTATTCTCTCTTGGGTTCAGTTCTTTCTAACCTTCTTTTGGTCCTTGGAACCTCCCTTTTCTGTGGTGGTCTTGCTAACCTCAGAAGGGagcaaaaatttgaaaga AGACAGGCCAATGTGAACTCTCTCCTTCTACTTCTAGCAACATTCTGCCACACGCTCCCAATGCTGCTTCAATATGCTGGGGACTCTGCTGCAACAAAAGACCAAACACTCCAATTCTCAAGGGCCATTAGTATCCTAATGCTACTTTCTTATATTGCATTCATGTTCTTCCAGTTGTGGACTCACCACGGATTTTTCGAATTGCAGCAA GTATCAGAAGTTGATGGTGATGaagatgttgaagaagaagtggCTGAGATAGGTTTCTGGAGTGGATTTGCTTGGCTGTTTGCTGTCACTGCCATCACAGCTTTGTTGTCTGAGTATGTTGTGGGCACAATTGAG GATGCATCAAAATCTTGGGGTTTGTCTTTCAGCTTCCTCAGCCTCATCCTGGTACCAATTCTTGGAAATGCAGCTGAGCATGCAGGATCAATCATTTTTGCTTTCAAGAACAAGTTG GACATATCATTAGGAGTCTCTTTGGGGTCTGCAACTCAGGTCGCCATGTTCGTG GTCCCGTGCTGCGTCGTTGTTGCTTGGATAATGGGCATCAACATGGATCTTAACTTCAATCTCATTGAAACAGTGTCTCTTGCTCTAGCAGTGATCACCACAGCCTTTGCTTTACAG GATGGCACTTCCCATTATGTGAAAGGGTTGGTTCTTATTTTCTGCTACATTGTTATTGGAATCTGCTTCTTTGTATTCGAAACGCCGGTTG ACCAAACAGCATCAACTTGA